DNA sequence from the Neomonachus schauinslandi chromosome 16, ASM220157v2, whole genome shotgun sequence genome:
GTTTGCTGGATCATATACTCCCTCTGCCTATATCCATAAGTTGCATTTAATTGCTTATAACAGAAAACTTAACCTAAAGGACTTCAAAGAATAAGGGAAATGGGATTATATCTTCTATATATAACAAGAAGTCCTGAGGCAGTTAGCTTCagggttctttttatatttccgCTCTGCTATCTCTAGCTTGTCTTGTAGGCTGCTTCCTTCATGGTCAGAAGCTGGCTGCTACAGTTCTAACAGCGGAAGACGGACCATTTCCTCCTAGGTGTCTCCTTTATTGGTGAGCAAGCTTTCTCAGAAGCCCCTAGACTTCTCATTGCCAGAATTTTGGCACATGCCCCTTTCCTAACTTCTTAAATGACTAGATTGACTTAAATTTATCAAGGTCTGTCTTTCTTGGGCTGCACATTGTGTAACCTTCCCTGGGAATGTGGTATGAAGGGAAGGTAAATACCCAAATAAAAGTCTGCTAAAAACTTCGATTGTACAGATAAACCCTAATGACCTCTAGGAACAAGAATACCCATCCGGTAGTGGATTATTATCTCTGTTATCATCAGCCTGGACTTAACCTTTGAGTttgttctcttctcctttttcctaTAATTTACTTTAGGGTTtttgagcatattttcttttttcttttttaattttgattttatttatttacttgagagagagagcacagagggagagggagaagtagacccctgCGGatcagggagtccgatgtgggactcgatcccaggaccctgggatcatgacctgagccaaaggcagacatttaactgactgagccacccaggtgccctttgagcatattttcttaaagtaaatgCCATTTATGCTTCTCTGTCAATAATAAACATTACCTTGAAACTCATTCTGCATatctttttgctcttttcctttcagGCTTTCTAGCTTTCAGTATGGTTGTGCCTATCAACAAGGAGGGCTTCCTCAGTTCATTTTTTTGATTTTCTACTTTCAgctttcagttttgatagtttattgCTTTTGAGGTATTTCTGGGGAATGTATCCAGGTTTTATGAGCTTGGCACCGTGGCACCGTGGCACCGTGGGCTGCCTCAGGTCATAAATTTGTGTCCAAAGATACAAAGAGCTCATCTGGGCTCTTGAGAGAAGCTTGCCGGATGACTGTTCTGCCTGATGTTTTGTGTATTTAACTGGTAGCTCTTGTCCACATTATGGATTTAAGTAAATCAAgttattttctaacatttttaaagcaggCAATGGAAACTTTTTATAAATAGATTGTTACAGGGGTTAAAGTAGTTAAAACAGGGAGCGCATTAGAAGGGTGTggcaaggggcccctgggtggctcagttggttaagcgactgccttcggctcaggtcatgatcctggagtcccgggatcgagtcccgcatcgggctacctgcttggcggggagtctgcttctccctctgaccctcctccctctcatgctctttgtctctcattctctctctctctcaaataaataaataaaatctttaaaaaaaaaaaagggtgtgacaggcaaaccaaaacctaagccagAGACCAAACACTGAAATCTAAGAAAAGCAAACTCAAGAAGAGGGAATTTGGATCCATGGAGAGGCACCCTGGGAATGTGCACACCGAAGGAAGACCGTGTAAGTACACAGGAAGAAGATGGCCATTAGCATAGCAAAGAAACcggtctcagaagaaaccagctAGCAGACACTtggagaactgtgagaaaatgaatttctgtcaTTCAAGCCACCTAGTCTGTTCATGTATAAACACTGTCGGATATATTAggtcctttttgtttttgatagatGCCACACTAATTTGTCCCACACtaatgtgtgtgcacatgtgtgagttTTAATTCGTTAGGTGATAAAGTTCAGCTACtatcaggaaaaataatttctactgcGTGTAATTTGACCATAGATATGGATGTTGGAATATTCTGGCACTTGAGCGTCAGTGTGTGAACAGCTAGAGAAACTCTTGCACGTAGTGCCCCCAGATACCGATACTGCCAGTAAGGATGtacacctcatacctgttagtgTAAGACAGGTATCTTTGTGGTATGTGTGTGGACCTTATTCTGACACCTTCATATGGAAAGTAAATAGCAAATATGACAAAACAATGCAAATTGAGAAAACgaacaaaatgtttttcaaagatatttatacTGTACCAAAGTAAACCCACATACATATTCATACACCAAAATCTAAAAGTTACCAtttcagaagaagaaaactgaaaatgagaaTGGTTATCTCAGGTTTTAGTTTgagaatttataataaaatgaggacttttatatatatatatatatatatatatatatatatacacacacacgtgaatatatgtaaaaaacctaaaaatgtagaaatacaTTAAGTAGTTGTGTCACTACtgtattttcattgtaaaattttttatgtttaagatagaggaaaaaaatacaagtgaaGCGTACTCAGTATCGTGGATTTGTcctaattcatttaatcattcccTTATTGGTAGATACTGAGATAGTTTCTAGTTCTAATTAAAGCTTTCAGAGCTTTGGAGAAAAGCTCACTTTTGTGAACTCACATCATCGGGAAATATACTATCCTTTCATTTTCTACATGATAAATTAATTTCCAGTTAGCTTTCCCATCTTGCTAGAAGGGAGAGGAGTGCTGATATGTCCCTTGTAGACCTATTTTCGCTTGGGTTTGGTTACGGTTCATGGATGTTCCAGATTGGTGGACATGGTAATTACAGAGAGGAGGTCATGTTTGTCAGAAAAATACGCTTCTTCGTTCAGAAGGATTCCGCAAACCTGTCTGCTTGCTAATGCCCGTGGTGCTACCAGAGGCTGTATGCAGCTTTCTCAGTGAAGGGAGTACAGAAGGTAACCACTGCCCACGGGAAGGTTAAAACCTcctgttttctccttcctcttgcaTTAATATTGTCCCAGACAGGACAATTTCATTGTTCACTGTCCTTTAAGTTGCACTGATTCTGCATCAAAAGAAGAGAGGCCTGGACCAGGTTCTGAGAAGGACTTCTTTCTGAAACTGAGGCCCTGGTGAGCTTTGTAGCATATGGAACACAGCCTGAAAATCATCTTCACTGAAGCACAGTTGGGGTCCTGGAGGGTTCTCTTTCTGTGGATTAGGACTCAGAAAAGGTACCTTTTCCTGAAGGTCTGTGGATAACAGGAGCTGACATAAGGCCTGAGGTTTCTACACATTGCTGGTGCGGTTGGCTGAGGGAATGGGATGGTTCTCCAGTTGATGGTGTGCTGCAGCCATGTGTGTCTTAGTGTGTCCCTTCTCGAGGATCCCATTTTGCAGTCAGAGCCTGGCAGACCTCGTCCCACCGCTGCAGAATGTAAGGTATGTCCACCTGCTGCAGATCCTGCAGCTGGTCTTCTTGGTGCTCAGGATGAGGCTCACAATAGCCCTTCAACTGCAGTACTCCTGTGCCAGTCTGTTCTTCGTGATTCTGGCATTTTTCTTGGTTTGGGAGCCAGAAAGGAGTCGGAGTATCTGAGAGGTCCCCTCCTGAAGTTGAGGGTATTGGCAGGTGATTCCTAAGGGTCTGAGGAGAGACAGAATTCTCTCCTCTCTGCATAGCCTGCATGGGCTGCACCATCATGACACTTGGTTCTTGGCTCACACAAGGGACAGAGGACTCATAGgatgggagaggagcagggagaaatGTTTGGTTCCTGCTGAAAGAATCGAGGAAGCAAAATGATGAGACCTGCCCAGGGGAGTGGACAGATTAATTTGGTGTTGCTGAGCTGTCAGACCTGGTCTTCCGTTTGGGCCATCTGCCAAAGAATTCACGGACTCATTTCTGCTCTGCTGTGGGTATAGGGATCTTTGGTTCTGAAACCACAtctatgtgaagaaaaaagagaaggggatgTCATAAGACATGTGACTGTGGCTCTTTCTCGTACTGCGTAAAGCAAAGGGGCTATTAATACATGCCCCAATAtcagaaatataaacatatgtgtgAAATACATTACTCTGATTTATGTGTttagtatgtatatgtataaataggTATGTacaaatatgtgtgtatacatatacaaacataaattGAGGTCACAGCACACTCAGCAATCAACTACAGAGGAATTGAAACTGGCTGAAAAGGCATATGATCTAGATTCCTCCCTTTAATTTCAACAGTGGATTAGAAACAGATTTTCTTGACCaggttgacatttttctttttgccaacGTGTGCAAAGAATCCCTATCTTACATGCACATGTGTAAATCTGATCAAGGATTAATGAGTGCAGGCCTTTGGAGGGTTTCTGTGCTGATAAACCATAGTGCTACTTAGTCATGAGCATTTAACACATACTAAACTACTGTCCCCATAACTTTAGAAGGTACCCAATGGAAGTGACTTTGTTCTCCCAACTGGAGGACATTTGAGTAAGTATATAGAGTTTTGGGGGTGTCACAAATTGGGGGAGGTAGGTGGGCGGGGTATCTAGTTGGTAGAGGCCAAGAGTGCTGAAAAATACCTACTAGGCACAGGACAGCCTCACAAGAAAGGAATTATCTGTACCAAAATAACAGTTCCAAGCTGTAGAAAACCTGACGGGGTTCtcaaaataggtattaactttcaCATTTCCCCACATTTTTGCTGCTGGTGATTTTAAATGGGTATACCACTGACAGAATTCTTCATTTTGCAGGAGTGTGACTTGCAATGCTAGATGCTTACCATCCCATACCTTTACGTAACCTCGATGATTGGGATAATCCAGTACAGGTCAAAGTTTTTCAGCAACCCATTGGGGGAAATACCACAGGTAGAACATATTTCATGTCACAGACACAGAACTTACTTGAATTCTTGGTTCCTGAATGCCTGTTTTTTTTAGCCAGTTTTTTCCTGGTTGTAATATCAAGGAATCGGTTCCTCTCAAAGGCTTGAAGTAGGACGTGTGATTGAGATCTTGTGATGGATGTCCAGTCTTGTCTGGCTGCTTTTGGTAAGTATTCTAAAGGAGAACATGGGAACAGAAGATGTCTTTTAGAACAGTTTTCATGTTTGAACTAGAAACTTGGGAAGATCATGCTGATTACACTTATTCTTCTTGAATCCCTGATGGTGACAGAAGAGGATGCCACCCTGCTTAGAGCAGCTGGACCAAAAGGCCCAGAGCCTTGCTTGCTAAGAACCTGCCTGTCCTAGCCAGCTGTGGGACCATGCTTATATTTCTTACACTAGGGTGCCCAGAGCAAGCTGTAAATGCCTCTCAAGATAATGATTTTTTGTCAAGAAGATGGGCACAACGTGCTGAGTTGTTTGCACTTTCACCGGGACCTACTGAAGAAATGCATTTGTACCAGTGGTTTCTTACCTTGAGTCCAAGGCTGATGATGGTGTTGTCCTTGGGTTTCGTCTTTTCCTAAGGAGCGTCCAAATTCCAATTGTCTCTGTTTCGATCTGTGGTTTTTAAACCAAATCTAAGTGGGAGAAGAAGATGTGAAAGTTGTGTAATTCAGTCTGTGTCAGACCAAATATCAATGCAATTAAAATTGATTTGATCAACTGCCATTGCGGTAATATCCATAAGAAAAAGGTGATGTATTATCCTAGGAGTTATATTACTATTAGCATACAATTCAGTACAGCATTTCTTCTATCGTTGTTATGATATCTCAAGAAAAATTCCCTGATTTAAGAGACACTCGCCGTTCAATCGAAGGAgaccaatatttctttttctccgtctcccacctctctctcataACAGGTCTTCAATGTGTGAATGTCTTTTCTTGGCCTATCGTCTCTGTATAAGAAATaccattttataatgtataatacATACAGCATTGATTGTggaaaagaatttcctttttttttaagaaaaaagaatttcctttttttttaaagtatgtgagcagggggtagggaggggcagagggagagaatctttttttttcagatttatttattttagagactgcgagctggggggaggggcagtgggagagggggagtagcagactccttactgagtgtggagccctacttggggctccatctcacaaccctgagatcatgtcttgagctgaaatcaagagttggacagttaactgactgagccagccaaccGCCCCAAGAATATCTTTAAATGGTGAGTAAATTAGCAACAGTTGAGCTGTACTAACACTCATCAATATTCCCTCTTTTCCTATAATCAGCAATAGATAAGGAGACTCCTGGACCCTGTACACCTTGCTGTGAAACTCTTGTCATGAATATAACTCGTTGAACttcttgtttcctcatttttggAGTTGGATTTGCAGTGtactttctaactttttgagtgtt
Encoded proteins:
- the DUXB gene encoding LOW QUALITY PROTEIN: double homeobox protein B (The sequence of the model RefSeq protein was modified relative to this genomic sequence to represent the inferred CDS: deleted 3 bases in 2 codons); translation: MDLNSTENSILQKETWQGRIVYNQSQKDILQEWFKQNPYPDRATRKQWAKEIGIPEAKIQIWFKNHRSKQRQLEFGRSLGKDETQGQHHHQPWTQEYLPKAARQDWTSITRSQSHVLLQAFERNRFLDITTRKKLAKKTGIQEPRIQMWFQNQRSLYPQQSRNESVNSLADGPNGRPGLTAQQHQINLSTPLGRSHHFASSILSAGQTFLPAPLPSYESSVPCVSQEPSVMMVQPMQAMQRGENSVSPQTLRNHLPIPSTSGGDLSDTPTPFWLPNQEKCQNHEEQTGTGVLQLKGYCEPHPEHQEDQLQDLQQVDIPYILQRWDEVCQALTAKWDPREGTH